One Salinicoccus roseus genomic region harbors:
- a CDS encoding thymidine kinase, translating into MAKLYYRYGTMQSNKSNQIITTHHQYTTQGKQCLAYSTPIDTRSGHKRIRSRIGLELICEYITDTVYEEVKAIHEQDKVHAVVVDEAQFLSRADVHRLSDIADDLDIPVICFGLKTDFRNQLFEGSQVLLELCDAIDELKTICQFCNKKATLNMRLLNGVPTNIGETIQIGDEEYVPVCRKCYKERLELV; encoded by the coding sequence ATGGCAAAACTATATTATCGATACGGAACGATGCAGAGCAACAAAAGCAACCAGATCATCACTACACACCACCAATATACGACCCAGGGCAAGCAGTGCCTGGCCTACTCCACGCCTATAGATACACGGAGCGGTCATAAAAGGATCAGATCGAGGATCGGTCTTGAACTGATATGCGAGTATATTACCGACACCGTTTATGAAGAGGTCAAAGCCATCCACGAGCAGGATAAGGTGCATGCGGTAGTAGTGGACGAGGCACAGTTCCTCTCCCGGGCCGATGTCCATAGGCTGAGCGACATCGCCGACGACCTGGACATACCAGTCATCTGCTTCGGACTGAAGACGGACTTCCGCAATCAGCTGTTCGAAGGCAGCCAGGTGCTGCTGGAACTCTGTGATGCCATCGATGAACTGAAGACCATCTGCCAGTTCTGCAACAAGAAGGCGACGCTCAATATGCGGCTTTTGAATGGCGTGCCGACCAACATCGGCGAAACGATACAGATTGGAGACGAGGAGTATGTGCCCGTCTGCAGGAAATGTTACAAGGAAAGGCTGGAGCTTGTATAA